The following are from one region of the Gloeomargarita lithophora Alchichica-D10 genome:
- a CDS encoding DUF3288 family protein gives MSAPKDQSHPLYHTDRQVVDQLVTSEPHDHALAEWARLQIRYQHFPGARDIQRDLAATLARWGLSEAEVFQRTQAIHRQGKVYRSRAAGQEDWN, from the coding sequence GTGAGCGCACCGAAAGACCAGAGCCATCCATTGTACCACACCGACCGGCAGGTGGTGGATCAATTAGTCACCAGCGAACCCCATGACCACGCCCTAGCGGAGTGGGCGCGATTGCAAATTCGTTACCAGCATTTTCCGGGTGCCCGGGACATCCAACGGGATTTGGCCGCTACTTTGGCTCGCTGGGGACTTTCCGAGGCAGAAGTATTTCAGCGCACCCAGGCCATTCACCGCCAGGGCAAGGTTTATCGCAGTCGTGCCGCCGGACAGGAGGACTGGAACTAA